In Cucurbita pepo subsp. pepo cultivar mu-cu-16 chromosome LG04, ASM280686v2, whole genome shotgun sequence, the following are encoded in one genomic region:
- the LOC111793070 gene encoding zinc finger protein BRUTUS isoform X1 — protein sequence MATPLTGLQHRDGGGGVAFLANSVNKMDSASSPSSPNDCLRSSEPQSPILIFLFFHKAIRNELDTLHRLAMAFATGQRADIRPLFGRYHFLRSIYKHHSNAEDEVIFPALDIRVKNVAQTYSLEHKGESNLFDHLFELLNSNTQNDESFPRELASCTGALKTSVSQHMAKEEEQVFPLLIEKFSLEEQASLVWQFFCSIPVYMMAQFLPWLSSSISPDEFQDLQKCLNKVVPEEKLLQQVIFTWTEARSCDYASTSCLDDSQVGYHTDSTTNTSHHQIENVNCACESTSCGKRKYLESSSDTSDYVATHPINEILFWHNAIKRELNDIAEEARKIQLSGNFSNLSTFNERLQFIAEVCIFHSIAEDKVIFPAVDGEFSFLQEHAEEESQFNEFRSLIEKIQSAGANSTSRAEFYVKLCSHADQIMDTIKRHFHNEEVQVLPLARKHFSFKRQRELLYQSLCMMPLKLIERVLPWLVGSLKEDEARDLLENMQLAAPAKDTALVTLFSGWACKARNNGSCLSSRAVGCCAVTRLTDIEEDIIQSSCSCTLALIAREGPKSDPETNVTVKRPAIRNNMPMPCKTCDGHIASETVNVQQQCCRDQSCRVPALGVNSKNLGLSSIFTSKSMRSLSPSSCAPSLNSSLFSWETDCASSDVGSAGRPIDTIFKFHKAIRKDLEYLDVESGKLSDCGGTFLRQFIGRFRLLWGLYRAHSNAEDDIVFPALESKEALHNVSHSYTLDHKQEEKLFEDISCVLSEISFLHESLHEVSLDENFSRSDVGSVNVAGKDCNRKYNELATKLQGMCKSIRVTLDQHIFREELELWPLFGKHFSVEEQDKIVGRIIGTTGAEVLQSMLPWVTSALTQDEQNTMMDTWKQATKNTMFNEWLNECWRGTASSTLNGATSEASVAEKDSGLIGSLDQNDQMFKPGWKDIFRMNQNELESEIRKVYQDSTLDPRRKAYLVQNLMTSRWIAAQQKLPQANVEDNSNGEDVVGRTPSFRCAEKKVFGCEHYKRNCKLLAACCGKLFTCRFCHDNVSDHSMDRKATSEMMCMNCLTIQPVGPICTTPSCNGLSMAKYYCNICKFFDDERAVYHCPFCNLCRVGKGLGIDFFHCMICNCCLGIKLENHKCLEKSLETNCPICCDFLFTSSATVRPLPCGHYMHSACFQAYTCSHYTCPICSKSLGDMAVYFGMLDALLATEELPEEYRDRCQDILCNDCERKGASRFHWLYHKCGYCGSYNTRVIKNDAYAGCPSSNQ from the exons atggctACACCGTTGACAGGGCTACAACACCGGGACGGTGGCGGAGGAGTGGCTTTCTTGGCTAATTCTGTAAACAAAATGGATTCCGCCTCGTCTCCGTCGTCGCCAAATGATTGTCTGAGGAGCTCCGAGCCTCAGTCTCcgattcttatttttcttttcttccataaAGCAATTCGCAATGAGCTTGATACGCTTCACCGGCTGGCCATGGCGTTCGCCACCGGTCAGAGAGCAGATATTCGCCCATTATTTGGACGATACCATTTTTTGAGATCGATTTACAAGCACCACTCCAATGCTGAAGACGAG GTAATCTTTCCTGCACTTGATATTCGTGTGAAGAATGTGGCTCAGACCTATTCCCTTGAGCACAAGGGTGAAAGCAATCTGTTCGATCATCTTTTTGAGCTTCTTAATTCTAATACACAAAATGATGAAAGCTTCCCAAGGGAGTTAGCGTCCTGCACTGGTGCCCTAAAGACATCTGTGAGCCAGCACATGGCTAAGGAAGAAGAGCAG GTATTTCCCTTGCTTATAGAAAAGTTCTCCCTGGAAGAGCAGGCATCTCTCGTTTGGCAGTTCTTCTGCAGTATTCCTGTGTACATGATGGCTCAATTTCTGCCTTGGCTTTCATCATCTATTTCACCCGATGAATTTCAGGATCTACAGAAATGCTTAAACAAGGTGGTCCCCGAGGAAAAGCTTCTCCAACAG GTCATATTTACTTGGACGGAAGCGAGAAGTTGTGACTATGCATCAACAAGTTGCTTGGATGATTCTCAAGTTGGATATCATACAGATTCTACTACAAATACATCACATcatcaaatagaaaatgtaaatTGTGCTTGTGAATCGACCAGCTgtgggaaaagaaaatatttggaGTCAAGTTCTGATACATCAGATTATGTGGCAACTCATCCGATCAATGAAATACTGTTCTGGCATAATGCCATCAAAAGAGAATTGAATGACATTGCTGAAGAGGCTAGGAAGATACAACTTTCTGGGAACTTTAGTAATCTATCAACTTTTAACGAGAGGTTGCAATTCATTGCAGAAGTTTGCATTTTTCATAG TATTGCTGAGGACAAGGTAATCTTTCCTGCAGTAGATGGAGAGTTTTCTTTTCTACAGGAACACGCTGAAGAAGAAAGTCAATTCAATGAGTTTAGGAGCCTGattgaaaaaattcaaagtgCAGGGGCTAATTCTACTTCAAGAGCTGAATTTTACGTGAAGTTGTGTTCTCATGCTGATCAAATAATGGATACCATTAAGAGGCACTTTCATAATGAAGAAGTTCAG GTTCTTCCACTTGCTAGAAAGCACTTCAGTTTCAAGAGACAACGGGAACTTTTGTATCAAAGCCTGTGCATGATGCCCTTGAAATTGATTGAACGTGTTTTGCCATGGCTGGTAGGATCATTGAAAGAAGATGAAGCTAGAGATCTTCTCGAGAACATGCAGTTGGCAG CTCCAGCTAAAGATACTGCTCTTGTGACTCTCTTTTCTGGTTGGGCTTGCAAGGCCCGTAATAATGGTTCGTGCCTGTCTTCAAGAGCAGTTGGTTGTTGTGCAGTTACAAGGCTCACTGACATTGAAGAAGACATTATTCAATCCTCTTGTTCTTGTACCCTTGCATTGATTGCAAGGGAAGGTCCAAAGTCAGATCCCGAAACTAATGTTACTGTTAAGAGGCCAGCCATACGCAATAATATGCCTATGCCATGCAAAACTTGTGATGGCCATATCGCTTCGGAGACTGTTAATGTCCAGCAACAGTGTTGTAGGGATCAGTCCTGCCGAGTTCCAGCTTTAGGAGTAAACAGCAAGAATCTGGGGTTAAGTTCTATTTTCACATCCAAGTCTATGCGATCCTTATCTCCCAGCTCTTGTGCACCATCTCTCAATTCCAGCCTTTTTTCATGGGAAACAGATTGTGCGTCTTCTGATGTTGGGTCTGCAGGCCGTCCCATtgatactatttttaaatttcacaaAGCTATACGCAAAGACCTGGAGTATTTAGACGTGGAATCTGGAAAACTTAGTGATTGTGGTGGAACATTTCTCCGGCAATTTATTGGAAGATTTCGCCTTCTATGGGGGTTATATAGAGCTCATAGTAATGCTGAAGATGATATTGTATTTCCTGCGCTGGAATCCAAAGAGGCATTGCATAACGTAAGTCACTCGTATACACTAGATCATAAGCAGGAGGAAAAATTATTTGAGGACATTTCATGTGTTCTCTCTGAGATTTCATTCCTCCATGAAAGTCTGCATGAGGTTTCGTTGGATGAGAACTTTTCTAGGAGTGATGTTGGCTCTGTTAATGTGGCGGGGAAGGATTGTAATAGAAAGTACAATGAGCTTGCTACAAAGCTTCAAGGAATGTGCAAATCTATAAGAGTTACCCTGGATCAGCATATTTTTAGGGAAGAACTTGAACTTTGGCCGCTGTTTGGGAAACACTTCTCCGTGGAGGAGCAAGACAAAATAGTTGGTCGTATTATTGGGACCACAGGTGCTGAAGTTCTCCAGTCAATGTTGCCATGGGTAACATCTGCACTTACTCAGGATGAACAGAATACTATGATGGATACATGGAAGCAAGCAACGAAAAACACCATGTTCAATGAATGGCTTAATGAATGTTGGAGAGGGACTGCTTCATCTACTCTAAATGGTGCAACATCGGAAGCTAGTGTTGCTGAAAAAG ATTCTGGGCTTATTGGGAGCTTGGATCAGAATGATCAAATGTTCAAGCCTGGTTGGAAAGATATTTTTCGCATGAACCAAAATGAACTTGAATCAGAAATCAGAAAGGTTTATCAGGACTCGACTCTTGATCCAAGGAGAAAAGCATATCTCGTGCAGAATCTTATGACCAG TCGCTGGATTGCTGCACAGCAGAAACTACCTCAGGCAAATGTAGAAGATAATTCCAATGGTGAAGATGTAGTGGGACGAACACCATCTTTTCGCTGTGCTGAGAAAAAAGTGTTTGGGTGTGAACATTACAAAAGAAACTGCAAGCTTCTTGCTGCTTGCTGTGGAAAGTTGTTTACTTGTCGATTCTGTCATGACAATGTCAGCGATCACTCAATGGACAG AAAAGCAACATCAGAGATGATGTGCATGAACTGTCTAACAATTCAACCGGTTGGGCCAATATGCACAACACCTTCTTGCAATGGATTATCAATGGCAAAATACTATTGCAATATTTGCAAATTTTTTGATGATGAAAG GGCTGTGTATCATTGCCCATTTTGTAACTTGTGCCGTGTTGGGAAGGGTCTTGGAATTGATTTCTTCCATTGCATGATTTGCAATTGCTGCCTTGGTATAAAGCTGGAGAACCACAAGTGCCTGGAGAAAAGTTTAGAGACAAATTGTCCCATCTGTTGTGACTTCTTATTTACATCCAGTGCAACAGTCAGACCGCTACCCTGTGGTCATTACATGCATTCAGCATGCTTTCAG GCATACACATGCAGCCATTATACCTGTCCTATTTGCAGCAAGTCCTTGGGAGATATGGCG GTTTATTTCGGCATGCTTGACGCCCTGTTGGCTACTGAGGAGCTGCCAGAAGAGTACAGGGATCGTTGCCAG GACATATTGTGCAATGACTGTGAGCGGAAAGGCGCATCAAGGTTTCATTGGTTATATCATAAATGTGGGTATTGTGGATCATACAACACCCGGGTAATCAAGAACGATGCATACGCGGGCTGCCCCTCTTCCAACCAATGA
- the LOC111793070 gene encoding zinc finger protein BRUTUS isoform X2: MWLLNSVIFPALDIRVKNVAQTYSLEHKGESNLFDHLFELLNSNTQNDESFPRELASCTGALKTSVSQHMAKEEEQVFPLLIEKFSLEEQASLVWQFFCSIPVYMMAQFLPWLSSSISPDEFQDLQKCLNKVVPEEKLLQQVIFTWTEARSCDYASTSCLDDSQVGYHTDSTTNTSHHQIENVNCACESTSCGKRKYLESSSDTSDYVATHPINEILFWHNAIKRELNDIAEEARKIQLSGNFSNLSTFNERLQFIAEVCIFHSIAEDKVIFPAVDGEFSFLQEHAEEESQFNEFRSLIEKIQSAGANSTSRAEFYVKLCSHADQIMDTIKRHFHNEEVQVLPLARKHFSFKRQRELLYQSLCMMPLKLIERVLPWLVGSLKEDEARDLLENMQLAAPAKDTALVTLFSGWACKARNNGSCLSSRAVGCCAVTRLTDIEEDIIQSSCSCTLALIAREGPKSDPETNVTVKRPAIRNNMPMPCKTCDGHIASETVNVQQQCCRDQSCRVPALGVNSKNLGLSSIFTSKSMRSLSPSSCAPSLNSSLFSWETDCASSDVGSAGRPIDTIFKFHKAIRKDLEYLDVESGKLSDCGGTFLRQFIGRFRLLWGLYRAHSNAEDDIVFPALESKEALHNVSHSYTLDHKQEEKLFEDISCVLSEISFLHESLHEVSLDENFSRSDVGSVNVAGKDCNRKYNELATKLQGMCKSIRVTLDQHIFREELELWPLFGKHFSVEEQDKIVGRIIGTTGAEVLQSMLPWVTSALTQDEQNTMMDTWKQATKNTMFNEWLNECWRGTASSTLNGATSEASVAEKDSGLIGSLDQNDQMFKPGWKDIFRMNQNELESEIRKVYQDSTLDPRRKAYLVQNLMTSRWIAAQQKLPQANVEDNSNGEDVVGRTPSFRCAEKKVFGCEHYKRNCKLLAACCGKLFTCRFCHDNVSDHSMDRKATSEMMCMNCLTIQPVGPICTTPSCNGLSMAKYYCNICKFFDDERAVYHCPFCNLCRVGKGLGIDFFHCMICNCCLGIKLENHKCLEKSLETNCPICCDFLFTSSATVRPLPCGHYMHSACFQAYTCSHYTCPICSKSLGDMAVYFGMLDALLATEELPEEYRDRCQDILCNDCERKGASRFHWLYHKCGYCGSYNTRVIKNDAYAGCPSSNQ, translated from the exons ATGTGGTTACTGAACTCG GTAATCTTTCCTGCACTTGATATTCGTGTGAAGAATGTGGCTCAGACCTATTCCCTTGAGCACAAGGGTGAAAGCAATCTGTTCGATCATCTTTTTGAGCTTCTTAATTCTAATACACAAAATGATGAAAGCTTCCCAAGGGAGTTAGCGTCCTGCACTGGTGCCCTAAAGACATCTGTGAGCCAGCACATGGCTAAGGAAGAAGAGCAG GTATTTCCCTTGCTTATAGAAAAGTTCTCCCTGGAAGAGCAGGCATCTCTCGTTTGGCAGTTCTTCTGCAGTATTCCTGTGTACATGATGGCTCAATTTCTGCCTTGGCTTTCATCATCTATTTCACCCGATGAATTTCAGGATCTACAGAAATGCTTAAACAAGGTGGTCCCCGAGGAAAAGCTTCTCCAACAG GTCATATTTACTTGGACGGAAGCGAGAAGTTGTGACTATGCATCAACAAGTTGCTTGGATGATTCTCAAGTTGGATATCATACAGATTCTACTACAAATACATCACATcatcaaatagaaaatgtaaatTGTGCTTGTGAATCGACCAGCTgtgggaaaagaaaatatttggaGTCAAGTTCTGATACATCAGATTATGTGGCAACTCATCCGATCAATGAAATACTGTTCTGGCATAATGCCATCAAAAGAGAATTGAATGACATTGCTGAAGAGGCTAGGAAGATACAACTTTCTGGGAACTTTAGTAATCTATCAACTTTTAACGAGAGGTTGCAATTCATTGCAGAAGTTTGCATTTTTCATAG TATTGCTGAGGACAAGGTAATCTTTCCTGCAGTAGATGGAGAGTTTTCTTTTCTACAGGAACACGCTGAAGAAGAAAGTCAATTCAATGAGTTTAGGAGCCTGattgaaaaaattcaaagtgCAGGGGCTAATTCTACTTCAAGAGCTGAATTTTACGTGAAGTTGTGTTCTCATGCTGATCAAATAATGGATACCATTAAGAGGCACTTTCATAATGAAGAAGTTCAG GTTCTTCCACTTGCTAGAAAGCACTTCAGTTTCAAGAGACAACGGGAACTTTTGTATCAAAGCCTGTGCATGATGCCCTTGAAATTGATTGAACGTGTTTTGCCATGGCTGGTAGGATCATTGAAAGAAGATGAAGCTAGAGATCTTCTCGAGAACATGCAGTTGGCAG CTCCAGCTAAAGATACTGCTCTTGTGACTCTCTTTTCTGGTTGGGCTTGCAAGGCCCGTAATAATGGTTCGTGCCTGTCTTCAAGAGCAGTTGGTTGTTGTGCAGTTACAAGGCTCACTGACATTGAAGAAGACATTATTCAATCCTCTTGTTCTTGTACCCTTGCATTGATTGCAAGGGAAGGTCCAAAGTCAGATCCCGAAACTAATGTTACTGTTAAGAGGCCAGCCATACGCAATAATATGCCTATGCCATGCAAAACTTGTGATGGCCATATCGCTTCGGAGACTGTTAATGTCCAGCAACAGTGTTGTAGGGATCAGTCCTGCCGAGTTCCAGCTTTAGGAGTAAACAGCAAGAATCTGGGGTTAAGTTCTATTTTCACATCCAAGTCTATGCGATCCTTATCTCCCAGCTCTTGTGCACCATCTCTCAATTCCAGCCTTTTTTCATGGGAAACAGATTGTGCGTCTTCTGATGTTGGGTCTGCAGGCCGTCCCATtgatactatttttaaatttcacaaAGCTATACGCAAAGACCTGGAGTATTTAGACGTGGAATCTGGAAAACTTAGTGATTGTGGTGGAACATTTCTCCGGCAATTTATTGGAAGATTTCGCCTTCTATGGGGGTTATATAGAGCTCATAGTAATGCTGAAGATGATATTGTATTTCCTGCGCTGGAATCCAAAGAGGCATTGCATAACGTAAGTCACTCGTATACACTAGATCATAAGCAGGAGGAAAAATTATTTGAGGACATTTCATGTGTTCTCTCTGAGATTTCATTCCTCCATGAAAGTCTGCATGAGGTTTCGTTGGATGAGAACTTTTCTAGGAGTGATGTTGGCTCTGTTAATGTGGCGGGGAAGGATTGTAATAGAAAGTACAATGAGCTTGCTACAAAGCTTCAAGGAATGTGCAAATCTATAAGAGTTACCCTGGATCAGCATATTTTTAGGGAAGAACTTGAACTTTGGCCGCTGTTTGGGAAACACTTCTCCGTGGAGGAGCAAGACAAAATAGTTGGTCGTATTATTGGGACCACAGGTGCTGAAGTTCTCCAGTCAATGTTGCCATGGGTAACATCTGCACTTACTCAGGATGAACAGAATACTATGATGGATACATGGAAGCAAGCAACGAAAAACACCATGTTCAATGAATGGCTTAATGAATGTTGGAGAGGGACTGCTTCATCTACTCTAAATGGTGCAACATCGGAAGCTAGTGTTGCTGAAAAAG ATTCTGGGCTTATTGGGAGCTTGGATCAGAATGATCAAATGTTCAAGCCTGGTTGGAAAGATATTTTTCGCATGAACCAAAATGAACTTGAATCAGAAATCAGAAAGGTTTATCAGGACTCGACTCTTGATCCAAGGAGAAAAGCATATCTCGTGCAGAATCTTATGACCAG TCGCTGGATTGCTGCACAGCAGAAACTACCTCAGGCAAATGTAGAAGATAATTCCAATGGTGAAGATGTAGTGGGACGAACACCATCTTTTCGCTGTGCTGAGAAAAAAGTGTTTGGGTGTGAACATTACAAAAGAAACTGCAAGCTTCTTGCTGCTTGCTGTGGAAAGTTGTTTACTTGTCGATTCTGTCATGACAATGTCAGCGATCACTCAATGGACAG AAAAGCAACATCAGAGATGATGTGCATGAACTGTCTAACAATTCAACCGGTTGGGCCAATATGCACAACACCTTCTTGCAATGGATTATCAATGGCAAAATACTATTGCAATATTTGCAAATTTTTTGATGATGAAAG GGCTGTGTATCATTGCCCATTTTGTAACTTGTGCCGTGTTGGGAAGGGTCTTGGAATTGATTTCTTCCATTGCATGATTTGCAATTGCTGCCTTGGTATAAAGCTGGAGAACCACAAGTGCCTGGAGAAAAGTTTAGAGACAAATTGTCCCATCTGTTGTGACTTCTTATTTACATCCAGTGCAACAGTCAGACCGCTACCCTGTGGTCATTACATGCATTCAGCATGCTTTCAG GCATACACATGCAGCCATTATACCTGTCCTATTTGCAGCAAGTCCTTGGGAGATATGGCG GTTTATTTCGGCATGCTTGACGCCCTGTTGGCTACTGAGGAGCTGCCAGAAGAGTACAGGGATCGTTGCCAG GACATATTGTGCAATGACTGTGAGCGGAAAGGCGCATCAAGGTTTCATTGGTTATATCATAAATGTGGGTATTGTGGATCATACAACACCCGGGTAATCAAGAACGATGCATACGCGGGCTGCCCCTCTTCCAACCAATGA